GGGCTCAGGTGTCTCCTAACCAGTATTGCTTCTATAGCCTTGCCAATGCTGTCGTAATTGGCACCAGGTATAAGCTCTATCATATCGTTTAGCGACATGCCGTGGTAAACGAGTACATTTTTGCCTTCCAGTTTGAGGTTATACGGGTTTGGAAGAAAAACTGCATTCGATGGAAACATCTTCCTTATCTTCTCAGGGAAAACTGGCTGCGGCTCGGAAAGCCTTACGGTATCATGGTTTCCAGGCATAATGAATACTGTTATGTCCTCAGGTATCTGCGATACGAATGATGCCAATGCCTCATATTGATCAAGTGGGTTCAGCAATTCAAGGTCATTTTCTTGGCCGGGATATACGCCTATGCCGTCTACTACATCTCCACTTAGGATCAGATACTTCGTACTTAGTGAAGTATCGTCTGAAGATTCGAACCACTTGATCATATCCTGAAATTCATTCTTCCGGAAAGTCTTACTGCCAATATGTATGTCCGATAGGGAGGCCACAAATACTGGTTCATGCTTTGTTTCATCAAGGATTCTATAAGGTATATCCGGCCTTACTATCTCATCAGCGAAGATCACCGGGTCTTTGGAAGAAGAACTTACATTGCCTATTATTCCTATTACCTCATCTTCAAGGATGACCTCGTTTATTATGCCCCTATCCTTAAGGATGAAAACCTGTATACTGTCATCTAGATCCTCGATCAATACTCTTTTGTGCCCATTCTTGGTCATAGATACTTCAGATACCATGCCTATGACCTTAACCTGGCCTTGGCTATGCTTTGCAGTTTTTATGCTGATCGAACCACGCATTGAAGATGAAGCAGATATTATCCTGCTGAGCTTTTCATACTTACTCACGAACATTTTCCTGAAGTCCTCGACTGAAGAATTGAAGCGTACTTCAGGCAGGTAAACCTCAAAATCATTCATTTCCCTCTTCGGCTTTAGAGCCGCTTCTACAATACGATCGTCGATATATCCATCGGAGTTCTTAACTAGATCCTCGATCAGCGAGCTTGAAGAGTACTTTATGATCTTCTCAAGTGCAGACGGTGAAACAAGTACACCGTTCTTTGTGAAATACTCAAGCAAACTTGCTTTATCGAGGTCCGCCATAATCAAGCACCTATCTTTGATAGAAGATGTTGATTAGGTATATTTACATAGTTTTTTTCTTTATCTAACCTCTTATTTATTAGCTAATATTTAATTTGGCCGTATGGATCGGGCCACTGAACCTGTTCTTTTCTTTTTCATGGCGTTTTTCTGGGCGCTTAACTACGTTATGGTTAAATTCGCATACGCGTACGATCTTTCATCTTCTATCTTGCTGATGCGCGTTTTATACGCATCAATATTCTCTTCGCTTATCTTCATCCGCCAGATTAAGCTGCCTAAAAGTCCACTCGAACACCTTAAGGTCTTCATATTGGCAAACCTCAACATCACAGGGTTTTTCTCTCTCTGGTTCTTTGGGGAAACTGGAGTGAGCGCAGCAGTCACGTCCATAGTAATATACTCATATCCTATACTCGCAACAGCATTCTCGTATTTGTTTTTAGGCGACAGATTCGGTGCTATGAAGACGCTGGGCCTCATACTCGGGTTTGCTGGCCTGGTAATCATTTTTATCAGATCAATCAACGTTGAGAATTTAGTGGACCTTATCATGCTCTTAGTAGCAGCGATAAGCTGGGCCATCGGTACGGTATTTTACAGGAAATATTTACTTGGCTATGATTCGGCTGGGCTGAATACCCTGCAGCTTTTGTATGCTCTCCCAGTCGTACTCTTAATTTCTCTCTTCACAGGCGGGATAAATATAGGACTGCTTCAGCTTAAGTTCAACCTCATAATGATTTATATGGGATCATTCGGAACTGCAATTGCTTACTTCATATACCTTTACCTATACAGGAAGTATAAGGTGAGCTCCATATCGGCTTATTTTTTCCTCGTTCCTGCGATCTCTGTTGTACTGGCCGCTGTACTGCTTAAAGAACCGATCTCTGCTCTTACAATTGCAGGCTTTGCTGTGATGAGCGCAGGCATCTTCCTATCTGGAAGCTTTAAATGACACTACATTAAGATCTTTCTCTTCACAAGGAACGGTTTAAACAAATAGTCTTTGTACATGTAGCTATTGAATGATATCTCTTTGCATGCTGTCCTGCCGTATAACATTTTGAGTAGCTTAGAATCGTCCGAAAATAGTGCGCACCTATCCGCTTCAACTTCATTTATTAAATTAACGGCGTCCTCAACTGATGCTGAATTTACTAGATAAACAAGGGGTGCATGTACAAATGGATCTTTCACAACATCATCTGTAAGAATTATGGCGGGTTTCATTAAATTTCCCTCAACCCCCCTGAACATAGCCAGCAAACGTTCAACGCGATATTTACCCACTATGCTCAGAGCTTCCATTAGATCCTCGTCTTTTGTTACTGGTCCTAGATCTGTGGCTCCATCCGCCGGATCACCGACAACGATCCGAGAGAGCTCCTCCTTTAGCCTGTTGAGAACATACTCGAACATCCTCCTGTCAACAACTAGAAGCTGTTCGTTGCTGAAAGGCATTCGTACGAGTCTCTTTGTAAACTCTGAAACTGCACTGTCTGGATCTATATCCCCCCATAAAACGGTAGCTGGTTTGTGCCTTTCACTCTGGATTATCCTATTTATCCCAAGCCCATCATAGGTATCTTGAAAATAAGAAAAGTTTTCTCCATATAGGTAAGCATAATTAAAATTAGGCTTAAATGGAATCACGTTCACTACGCCTTCCGGCAAGCCAATCTCAGATAGCATTGAAATAATTATGTGGGCTGATACGAAGTTATATGGATTTGCAAAAACCAAAACCGGAGAACCTTGCAGTATAGTGGCGAAGAGAGGAACGAATAGCGATAGAACTGGATCGTTGCAATTATAATTTAATGCGGATACACCAGGTTTGACAAATTCATGGAGATCTTCTGGAATTCTTATAGACTTGATCTCCCTTATCGTTTGCAGGATTTCTTCCCTAATGTACTTAAAAGGCTTGCCAGTTTCAGAGGCTATTTCTATAGATATACGATCAACGTTTCTGTCCAGATAATTGCTGATTCTTTCACGTAGTTCAATGAAGAAGCCCTGATCTTTGCCGTAAAGGAAATCGGCCGCGTAAATTGACGATCTGCGCAAGCTTTCTGTTCTACAATTTTCCAAGAAAAAATGAATGATTTCTTGAGTATACCTATTCTTTACTATCACGTGCATGCATCGTAATATCGTATAGAAAATTTAGGAGAGTTTAAAGGTTATAGTTAGAGATCTGGTAGTTTGGAGGTTCGCTTATCAGCCTTATGTCGTGTGGATGACTCTCCCTCAATCCATTTGATGATATCCTTACAAACCTGGCCCTCTCCTTTAACTTCCCTATGTTTTCAGCTCCTACATAGCCCATTCCAGTGCGCAGGCCTCCAACCAGCTGGAATAGCACTTCATCTACTCTGCCCCGGTACGGTACTGCGCCCTCAACCCCTTCCGCGATAAAGCCGTTTCCAAGCTTGCTGTACCTATCGGATATGCCTGTTGATAATGCACCAATCGATCCCATGCCTCTGTATGCCTTGTACTTCCTTCCGTTTATTATCATCTCCTGGCCCGGGCTTTCTTCAGTACCGGCAAGCATAGATCCAAGCATTACGCTGTCTGCCCCGGCAGCAATGGCCTTTACAATGTCGCCAGAGTACCTAATGCCTCCGTCTGCAATTACAGGGATGCCGTATTCTTTGGCAACCTCTGCAACTTCAGATATTGCAGTAAGCTGCGGCACGCCGACACCCGCAACTATCCTCGTTGTGCATATTGAACCGGGGCCGATGCCGACTCTCAGGCCGTCAACTTCGCATGAAATTAGATCCTCTGCTGCACCAGCTGTAGCTATGTTTCCTGCCACTATATCAACAGAGATCTCCTTCCTCATCCTTTTAATTGAACTTAGGACATTCTCGTTGTCTGCATGTGCAGTATCCACCACGATCAAATCTGCACCGGCCCTCTCAAGTTCGATCGCACGGTCTAAGTCAAATGGGCCGACGGCTGCGCCTACCATCAACTGCCCCTCGTCGTCCCTAGTAGCATCCGGGAACCTCTGCCTTGTTATTATGTCCTTTGCTGTTATTAAACCAACCAGGTGGTTATCTTTGTCAACAAGCGGCAGTTTTTCTATCCGGTTCTTATGCAGTATATTTATTGCGTCTTCCAGATCGACATTTTCAGGGGCAGTTATTACGTTCTTCACCATTACATCTGATACGGTTGATCCCTGTTTTGCAAATTCGAGGTCCCTTTTTGTCAGGATACCGACCAACTTCTCCTCCTTAAGCACAGGCAAGCCTGCAATGTTCTTTGTCTTCATTATTGTCCTTGCAACTTCTATTGGCGTTTCCGGGGACACTGTATAAACGTCCCTGATTATGATCGTTTCTTCCCTCTTAACCCGCCGTACCATCTCCACTTCTTTTTCCCTCGGCTGGTTTCTATGTATAATGCCGAAGGCACCATAACGGGCCATGGCTATTGCCATTGCTTCCTCAGTAACTGTATCCATTGGCGAACTAACTATTGGGACCTTGACGTTTATTCTTCGGCTCAGGCGAGATGAAACGTCTACGTTCTTTGGTTCGACGCCCGTCTTCATTGGCAGAATAAGAACATCGTCAAAAGTGTAACCTTCAGTTATGTTTGAAAATTTATCCCTATACATGGGAAAGGAAATAAAATCCAGTAAATAAATATTGCCAAAACTTAATCATAGCTGTTATGTAACATGCTTTCAATCGTTTCTTATTCTAGCTTTCCCGTTACTAGCTGTAATAAGAGATCTGACAAAATTTATAGTCCTCTCAACTTCAATGCCATACTCGTACCTTATAACAGAGTAATAGTCCGATGCTACGCTTAAAGGTATGCCGAGGCGCGAGGAAAGTGCCATCGAACATTCATCTTTATACGAATACGATGATAAAATGGCCTCATCGATGGCAGAATAATCGAAAGGCTCCCTGGAAACGGTGACGGCGTACACAGGCTCCATTCCATACAGCTTTGAGAACATGTTTCCGACATCGGCTATAAGGGGGTATTTTTTGGAATAAACGCGGAGGGCCTCGTCCCCATTCAGAAGAGCATAATCTTCAATCGCCAAAAGATCCTCCGCTTCTGTTTTATCCGTCCTCACGAATGTATAGTCTATGCCGAGGCGTTCTAATACGAGTGATAGATAGAATTCTGTAGTCCTGGTATTCTTTGTTATTGCTACCCTTATCTTTCTATCCATGCCTGGCTTCCTCGATATAAGAATAGTTGATATCGTCTTGCGGGTGCTATGTATAGTTGCTGTCTTTAGCAGAATAAGATCGTTTGAGTTCTCAAGGTATGATAGAAGGGATACCATCGAAGCATCTACCTTGCCATCAAGGACAAGCTTCAAATTTTCGAATGGATTATTTCTGAGTACATGTTCCTTATTGCTGAATCCAAGATAAAGCGGATCGCTATGTGAAAAATTTATTATGGATATCATGCGTATTCTACTATATTATAAAATGTATCTCGGACACCTGGTATCTTTCCAGCTTGCCTGATCATATTATTCAATTCTTCGGTTGTTGTCGACGTCTTTCTGTCAGTAGCACCAAAAACCTTTTCACTGTACGCTGTCCCAACAAGGTCATTTCCACCTCCGTTTATTGCTATCTGTGCAGTCAGCTTCCCTATGGCGACCCAGTATACGCTTATGTTCCTTATGGCCCTCCCCATTATTATTCTAGCCAGAGCTATAACCTTAAGGTCTTTGTCAACAGGTGCAGGGCCATGAACCCTGCCAGAGCGGAGAAGTGCAGTATTTTCAGGACTGAATTTTAATGGTATGAATGAGAGAAAACCTGGAACCTCGATCTGGTTGTCCCTCAACCTGATCATGTGATCAATTATATGCTCCCACCCCTCAATGTGACCATAGGTCATGGTCGAGTTGCCTTTTAGGCCGAGGGAGTGTATTATTTTGGCATCTTCTAACCATTTCTCTCCCGATACCTTCTCTGGTGTGGTTATGTATTTCCGTATTTCCTGATCAAATATTTCGGCGCCTCCTCCAGTGTGTGCATTCATTCCAGCGTCCATAAACCTCAAGACGGTCTCCTTTATGCTGTTGCCAGTCGTCCTTGCAATGAAGTCTATCTCTGGTATTGTAAAAGCTTTAATGGCAACGTTTGGCATAATTCCCCTTATTGTCCTAAAAATATCTTCGTAGTACTCTATGCTAAGGTCAGGATCAAAACCTCCGACTATGTGTATCTCCGTAGCTCCTTTTTGCTTCGCTATAAGAGCTTCTTTTCTTACCTGTTCTTTGGTTAGTTCGTAGCCTTTGCCGAATCTTTTGTTTTTGTACGGGACATAAAATGCGCATATGGGACAGCTTGCTGTGCAGTAATTTGTGTAGTTTATATTGTAAGAAATAGCATACGAAACGGTTTCACCTGCATCATAATGCGTTAACCTGTCGGCAAGTTTCATAAGATCGTATAGATCCATATTAAGGAGATCTATTGAATCGGAGTATTCCAGTGGTGATTCTATGGCTCTTTCATACCAATAATCCACATCATAGCTTAGCATTTTACAATCATTATTATTAAGTATATAAAGTTGGAGCAGGTAACGGTTGAAATTACTAGGTTACCAGTAAACTGAACTTTCTCATGCACTATTTAATAAAGTATCATTATGATTGAAAAATAAGAATGCAGATACTACGGCATCTCTGCGTATTTAAAAAATGTTCAGCCAAGGAAAATAATAGTTAAAATATCAAGGAAGAATCATGAAGTGTTATATATGGATGCAGATGTTGTTTTTGTTCATCCGCCTTCAATTTATGATTTTAGGAAGAGGGATATCGACCCAGGGCCAATAAGCGACGTTGTTCCCTCTACACCTGTCTTTGAGATGTATCCCGTCGGATTCATAAGCATGCTGAATTTTCTAGTACAGAACGGCTTCAATGCAAGGATAGCAAATGTAGCTGTAAGGATGGTGGAATCAAAGAAATTCAACGTAGAAAAATACCTGTCGGAAATAGAAGCACCTATATTTGGTATAGACCTGCACTGGCTTCCCCATGCACATGGGGCACTAAACCTTGCCAGGATTATAAAGAATATACACCCTGAATCTTACGTAGTGTTTGGTGGTTACTCTTCTACTTACTTCAGGTATGAACTTATGAAGAACTACGATTTCATAGATTTCGTACTGGCAGGCGATTTCCAGGAATATGGCATATACAAGCTTGCAGAAGCTTTAGAAGAAGGTGCTTCGTATTCCGAAGTCCCAGGCCTTGTGTACAGGGAGAACGGTAGGATTAAGGAAAACCAGAGGTACGATTTTCGTAAGGGCCTAGACAACGTGTTCTTGAACTACGAGGTGCTGCTTAAAAATGCCATTAAGTACCATGACGTGAAAGGGCATCTTCCATACGCAGACTGGCTCAGAAACCCAGAGGGTTTTACGATGATAGAAAGGGGTTGCCAGTTAAACTGCGGTTTCTGCGGAGGATCGAACTTTGCTTACAAGTCTAATTTTGCAATGAACTATCAGTTCAGAGACCCGTGCAGGATCGCCGAAGAGATCGAGATGTCCCAAGATATCCTCGGTTCACCTGTTTTCATAGCTGGTGATATTGCGCTGGCGGGGCCCCATTACTATGAGAGGCTTTTCAAATGCTTAAATGAAAGGCGTATAGACATACCTCTGTTAACAGAATATTTCAAACCGTTCAACGAAGATTACGTAAAGTCTCTAAGCAAGACGGTTGAGGACTTTTCCATGGAGATATCGCCGGAGACATACGATGAAAATGTGAGAAGCTGGAACAAGAGCGGCTACTCGAATAAGGATATGGAGAGAAGCTTTTCGCTTGCTGAAAAATACGGATCCAAGAAATTCGACGTCTATTTTTCAATAGGCCTATCCCATCAAAACAAAAAGAACGTTATGGACACCGTGGAGTATGCAGGAAATATAATGAAAGGTTACATGCGTAGCAGCATGCGCATGAGCACCTTCATATCACCTATAGCACCCTTTGTAGATCCAGGATCGCTATGGTACGAAAAGCCTGATCTATATGGCTTTAAGATATACGGTAGAAGCGTATCTGATGTATACAGAATCCTTGACCTCGGAAGAACTTGGTACGATTTCCTGGATTATGAGACGAACTGGATGACAAAGGATGACATAGTCAATTCGACGTACGATGCAGAGATTAGAATGACGCAGTTACGATATGAAGTTGGCGAAATTACCGAGGAAGCAAGGGACACAATAATCAGGAATGTAATGAACTATAGAGAGGGAAACAACTACTGCAGGAACGATAGGATGGATAAGCACCTAGCGTACATGAGCAAAGACATAGAGTGGTCCCACAGGCACAAGCCTACGTTAACGTCTTTGCTTATCCTACTCTATAGATCCTATGATTCTGTCATAGGCGGGATGAGTATAAGGAATTAGCAATGGTTAATAAGGAAATGAAGATGGTGGGTACGTGATAAAAACCGGGGAACTTAAGTATATTGAAGAAAAAATAGAGAGAAGAGAGGATCTTGACGAGGATGACATCGTTTACATGTACGATGAGGCTGATGTAAATGATCTCGGGAAGCTGGCAAGGAGCATTACCGATAAGATCAGTGGGAAGAGGGTTTCCTTCGTCTCAAATATCATACTAAATTACACAAACATATGCAATGTCCGCTGCAAGTTCTGTGCGTTTTACAGGAAGAGCGGCGAATATGATGCTTATACGATGACGCCGGACGGTGTAATTGACGAGATAAGGAAGTATTATCCCTACGGAATAAGGCAGATACTCATACAGGGTGGCGTGAACCCAAACCTCGACTTAGATTATTATCTAACGGTTTTCAGGAAAATAAGGGAAAATTTTACTGAAGCTGGCATCAACGGCCTTTCTGCTGCAGAAATAAACTTCATATCAAAGAAAGCGCATTTGACCTATGAGGAAACGATATTAAAGCTCAAGGAAGCCGGCCTCGAAACTATACCTGGGGCGGGAGCCGAAATACTAGACGAAGATGTTAGAGTTAAGCTTGGGAGGC
This genomic stretch from Thermoplasma volcanium GSS1 harbors:
- a CDS encoding DNA-directed DNA polymerase II small subunit, with the translated sequence MADLDKASLLEYFTKNGVLVSPSALEKIIKYSSSSLIEDLVKNSDGYIDDRIVEAALKPKREMNDFEVYLPEVRFNSSVEDFRKMFVSKYEKLSRIISASSSMRGSISIKTAKHSQGQVKVIGMVSEVSMTKNGHKRVLIEDLDDSIQVFILKDRGIINEVILEDEVIGIIGNVSSSSKDPVIFADEIVRPDIPYRILDETKHEPVFVASLSDIHIGSKTFRKNEFQDMIKWFESSDDTSLSTKYLILSGDVVDGIGVYPGQENDLELLNPLDQYEALASFVSQIPEDITVFIMPGNHDTVRLSEPQPVFPEKIRKMFPSNAVFLPNPYNLKLEGKNVLVYHGMSLNDMIELIPGANYDSIGKAIEAILVRRHLSPRYGGNTPLIPSSVDYHVIEEVPDIFITGHIHSHYIGNYKGVRYVNSSTWQSQTEYQKMMNFNPKPSKLTLFDLYSRTVIVKDFDKSTS
- a CDS encoding DMT family transporter — its product is MDRATEPVLFFFMAFFWALNYVMVKFAYAYDLSSSILLMRVLYASIFSSLIFIRQIKLPKSPLEHLKVFILANLNITGFFSLWFFGETGVSAAVTSIVIYSYPILATAFSYLFLGDRFGAMKTLGLILGFAGLVIIFIRSINVENLVDLIMLLVAAISWAIGTVFYRKYLLGYDSAGLNTLQLLYALPVVLLISLFTGGINIGLLQLKFNLIMIYMGSFGTAIAYFIYLYLYRKYKVSSISAYFFLVPAISVVLAAVLLKEPISALTIAGFAVMSAGIFLSGSFK
- a CDS encoding aldehyde dehydrogenase family protein — encoded protein: MENCRTESLRRSSIYAADFLYGKDQGFFIELRERISNYLDRNVDRISIEIASETGKPFKYIREEILQTIREIKSIRIPEDLHEFVKPGVSALNYNCNDPVLSLFVPLFATILQGSPVLVFANPYNFVSAHIIISMLSEIGLPEGVVNVIPFKPNFNYAYLYGENFSYFQDTYDGLGINRIIQSERHKPATVLWGDIDPDSAVSEFTKRLVRMPFSNEQLLVVDRRMFEYVLNRLKEELSRIVVGDPADGATDLGPVTKDEDLMEALSIVGKYRVERLLAMFRGVEGNLMKPAIILTDDVVKDPFVHAPLVYLVNSASVEDAVNLINEVEADRCALFSDDSKLLKMLYGRTACKEISFNSYMYKDYLFKPFLVKRKILM
- the guaB gene encoding IMP dehydrogenase — protein: MYRDKFSNITEGYTFDDVLILPMKTGVEPKNVDVSSRLSRRINVKVPIVSSPMDTVTEEAMAIAMARYGAFGIIHRNQPREKEVEMVRRVKREETIIIRDVYTVSPETPIEVARTIMKTKNIAGLPVLKEEKLVGILTKRDLEFAKQGSTVSDVMVKNVITAPENVDLEDAINILHKNRIEKLPLVDKDNHLVGLITAKDIITRQRFPDATRDDEGQLMVGAAVGPFDLDRAIELERAGADLIVVDTAHADNENVLSSIKRMRKEISVDIVAGNIATAGAAEDLISCEVDGLRVGIGPGSICTTRIVAGVGVPQLTAISEVAEVAKEYGIPVIADGGIRYSGDIVKAIAAGADSVMLGSMLAGTEESPGQEMIINGRKYKAYRGMGSIGALSTGISDRYSKLGNGFIAEGVEGAVPYRGRVDEVLFQLVGGLRTGMGYVGAENIGKLKERARFVRISSNGLRESHPHDIRLISEPPNYQISNYNL
- a CDS encoding MqnA/MqnD/SBP family protein; translation: MISIINFSHSDPLYLGFSNKEHVLRNNPFENLKLVLDGKVDASMVSLLSYLENSNDLILLKTATIHSTRKTISTILISRKPGMDRKIRVAITKNTRTTEFYLSLVLERLGIDYTFVRTDKTEAEDLLAIEDYALLNGDEALRVYSKKYPLIADVGNMFSKLYGMEPVYAVTVSREPFDYSAIDEAILSSYSYKDECSMALSSRLGIPLSVASDYYSVIRYEYGIEVERTINFVRSLITASNGKARIRND
- a CDS encoding radical SAM protein, encoding MLSYDVDYWYERAIESPLEYSDSIDLLNMDLYDLMKLADRLTHYDAGETVSYAISYNINYTNYCTASCPICAFYVPYKNKRFGKGYELTKEQVRKEALIAKQKGATEIHIVGGFDPDLSIEYYEDIFRTIRGIMPNVAIKAFTIPEIDFIARTTGNSIKETVLRFMDAGMNAHTGGGAEIFDQEIRKYITTPEKVSGEKWLEDAKIIHSLGLKGNSTMTYGHIEGWEHIIDHMIRLRDNQIEVPGFLSFIPLKFSPENTALLRSGRVHGPAPVDKDLKVIALARIIMGRAIRNISVYWVAIGKLTAQIAINGGGNDLVGTAYSEKVFGATDRKTSTTTEELNNMIRQAGKIPGVRDTFYNIVEYA
- a CDS encoding TIGR04190 family B12-binding domain/radical SAM domain protein, with the protein product MDADVVFVHPPSIYDFRKRDIDPGPISDVVPSTPVFEMYPVGFISMLNFLVQNGFNARIANVAVRMVESKKFNVEKYLSEIEAPIFGIDLHWLPHAHGALNLARIIKNIHPESYVVFGGYSSTYFRYELMKNYDFIDFVLAGDFQEYGIYKLAEALEEGASYSEVPGLVYRENGRIKENQRYDFRKGLDNVFLNYEVLLKNAIKYHDVKGHLPYADWLRNPEGFTMIERGCQLNCGFCGGSNFAYKSNFAMNYQFRDPCRIAEEIEMSQDILGSPVFIAGDIALAGPHYYERLFKCLNERRIDIPLLTEYFKPFNEDYVKSLSKTVEDFSMEISPETYDENVRSWNKSGYSNKDMERSFSLAEKYGSKKFDVYFSIGLSHQNKKNVMDTVEYAGNIMKGYMRSSMRMSTFISPIAPFVDPGSLWYEKPDLYGFKIYGRSVSDVYRILDLGRTWYDFLDYETNWMTKDDIVNSTYDAEIRMTQLRYEVGEITEEARDTIIRNVMNYREGNNYCRNDRMDKHLAYMSKDIEWSHRHKPTLTSLLILLYRSYDSVIGGMSIRN
- the mqnC gene encoding cyclic dehypoxanthinyl futalosine synthase, translated to MIKTGELKYIEEKIERREDLDEDDIVYMYDEADVNDLGKLARSITDKISGKRVSFVSNIILNYTNICNVRCKFCAFYRKSGEYDAYTMTPDGVIDEIRKYYPYGIRQILIQGGVNPNLDLDYYLTVFRKIRENFTEAGINGLSAAEINFISKKAHLTYEETILKLKEAGLETIPGAGAEILDEDVRVKLGRPRGSGRQWLEIMETAHRLGVKTTATMVYGHIESSMDKARHLISIRNLQKKYHGFLSFTPWNMEPDNTELQKEGILKYRAGAEDVIRNIAISRIVFNYDLPIIQSSWLTNGVEMGQLAILYGANDWGGTIYDEKVIPATGKRVGNLRKEIIIRSIKDLGMVPVERDNLYREIAVYE